In a single window of the Anabas testudineus chromosome 19, fAnaTes1.2, whole genome shotgun sequence genome:
- the LOC113156440 gene encoding glucagon-like peptide 2 receptor, whose amino-acid sequence MPTWYKRTWTTLLLLPLLVIVDYQVSASLLESVIAKRGEYWENCNKSLAADTLSKTGNYCRGLFDMFVCWPHSPPGNVSVPCPSYLPWTSKDGSRMVHRQCLDNGKWREMENSSDPWRDDSECRKLEFFKDTEDEMLRQTPLRLVSVIGYSLSLTSLTLATLLMGMLRKLHCTRNYIHMNLFVSFILRAMAVILKEIMFYIMYPIANMPKDNSVWDSYSSSTVAFMCKFSKMCMQYFVACNYFWLLVEAIFLHTLLFTAVLTKRRLLKKYMLLGWGTPVLFVTPWTVVKIIYENTECWAIRNRWLWWIIRGPITLSVLVIFVIFIKILMLLLSKLKADQVKFTDYRYSLARATLVLIPLLGVHEVVFTLLIDECMDRRSRYARNFINLTLSSFQGFLVAALYCFANAEVQVELKKHWQIFLFTHRFQVRNCFRGAPLKHLWKCTRGHRPQCSRQSDSYDEGGTSTTHPHLLQVAVHGGGVALGAGEVKGQGLMGCEAAGLDFLTRKSLSSSDGEMTLGETIEEIIEESEF is encoded by the exons ATGCCAACCTGGTACAAGAGGACCTGGACCACACTCCTGCTCTTACCCCTCCTTGTTATTGTCGACTACCAG GTATCAGCCTCACTGCTTGAAAGTGTGATAGCTAAACGTGGAGAATACTGGGAGAACTGCAACAAAAGTCTGGCAGCAGATACACTCTCAAAAACTG gaaaCTACTGCAGAGGACtgtttgacatgtttgtgtgttggccCCATTCACCTCCTGGGAATGTATCCGTCCCCTGTCCATCTTACTTACCATGGACAAGCAAGG ATGGCTCCAGGATGGTTCATCGACAATGCTTGGACAATGGGAAATGGCGAGAGATGGAAAATTCCTCCGACCCATGGAGGGATGACTCAGAATGTCGGAAGCTTGAATTCTTTAAAGACACG GAGGATGAAATGCTTCGCCAGACACCCCTCAGGCTCGTCTCTGTAATAGGCTATTCCCTGTCCCTGACCTCCCTCACGCTGGCCACTCTACTGATGGGCATGTTGAG GAAGCTCCACTGTACCAGAAACTACATCCACATGAATCTGTTTGTGTCGTTCATCCTGAGAGCCATGGCTGTCATTTTGAAGGAAATCATGTTTTACATCATGTATCCAATAGCCAACATGCCTAAGGACAACTCTGTGTGGGACTCTTATTCAAGTTCTACG GTAGCATTTATGTGCAAGTTCTCCAAAATGTGCATGCAGTATTTCGTGGCCTGTAACTACTTCTGGCTCTTGGTGGAGGCCATTTTCTTACACACGCTGCTCTTCACCGCTGTGCTGACCAAAAGACGTCTGCTGAAGAAATATATGCTGCTAGGATGGG GAACACCAGTCTTGTTTGTGACACCGTGGACAGTGGTCAAGATTATATACGAAAACACAGA ATGTTGGGCGATCAGGAACAGATGGTTGTGGTGGATAATAAGGGGCCCTATTACTTTATCAGTGCTG GTCATTTTTGTCATATTCATCAAGATCCTGATGCTGTTGCTGTCCAAGCTCAAGGCAGATCAGGTGAAATTTACAGACTACAGATACAG CTTGGCCAGAGCAACACTGGTACTGATTCCTCTGCTGGGAGTCCATGAAGTGGTCTTTACTTTGCTAATAGATGAATGTATGGATCGCCGCAGTCGCTATGCCAGAAACTTCATCAACCTCACCCTCAGTTCTTTCCAG gGATTCTTGGTTGCTGCACTCTACTGTTTTGCTAATGCAGAG GTCCAAGTGGAACTGAAGAAGCACTGGCAGATTTTCCTGTTCACCCACCGCTTCCAGGTCAGGAACTGTTTTCGTGGTGCACCTCTGAAGCACCTGTGGAAGTGCACTCGAGGGCACCGGCCACAGTGCTCTCGACAGAGTGACTCTTACGATGAGGGGGGCACTTCCACAACTCACCCACACCTGCTTCAAGTCGCCGTGCATGGAGGTGGTGTAGCACTTGGAGCAggagaggttaaaggtcagggTCTGATGGGCTGTGAGGCAGCAGGACTTGATTTTCTCACCAGGAAGAGCCTGTCCAGTAGTGATGGAGAGATGACACTCGGAGAGACCATAGAGGAGATTATTGAGGAGAGCGAATTCTGA